One stretch of Streptomyces sp. MMBL 11-1 DNA includes these proteins:
- a CDS encoding PP2C family protein-serine/threonine phosphatase: MGISGIPSQQVGASHHPEGPLWSVNASILLVEDDAGDALLVEEMLTDSELDSALTWCKTLAEARAFLRAATAPVCVLLDLHLPDVHGLDAVRQILESDSDAAIVVLTGLEESGTGLRAVAGGAQDYLVKGRLDPEVLSRAVRYALQRKEVERAAAALRANRLIAQENARLERGLLPVPLLRDDRFRARARYEPGRVHGLLSGDFYDVVQTSDGTVHAVIGDVSGHGAAEAALGVCLRVAWRTAVLCGTSHPEQIALLEEILVAERSDSHVFATVTSLAFPPGQGHAQVLRAGHPGLLLREGTDVTWVEPEGGMALGLLPGAGRWPTVDIPLAPGAGLVLFTDGLFEGRNGPGSRLGEEGLLAMARANGHLPARPFVDSLVAGASEGAAPYGGLADDVAVLHLGWGSESDER; this comes from the coding sequence GTGGGCATCTCCGGAATTCCCTCCCAGCAGGTCGGGGCCTCGCACCACCCCGAGGGCCCGCTGTGGAGTGTGAACGCGTCGATCCTGCTCGTGGAGGACGACGCGGGGGATGCTCTGCTCGTCGAGGAGATGCTCACCGACAGCGAGCTGGACTCCGCCCTCACCTGGTGCAAGACCCTGGCCGAGGCGCGCGCCTTCCTGCGCGCGGCCACCGCCCCCGTGTGCGTGCTCCTGGACCTGCATCTCCCCGACGTCCACGGCCTGGACGCCGTGCGCCAGATACTGGAGTCCGACAGCGACGCCGCGATCGTCGTCCTCACCGGCCTGGAGGAGTCCGGCACCGGGCTCCGCGCGGTCGCGGGGGGCGCCCAGGACTACCTGGTCAAGGGCCGTCTGGACCCGGAGGTGCTCTCGCGCGCGGTCCGCTACGCCCTGCAGCGCAAGGAAGTGGAACGGGCCGCCGCCGCGCTGCGCGCCAACCGGCTGATCGCCCAGGAGAACGCCCGGCTGGAGCGCGGGCTGCTGCCCGTCCCCCTGCTGCGGGACGACCGCTTCCGGGCGCGCGCCCGTTACGAGCCGGGGCGGGTCCACGGGCTGCTGAGCGGTGACTTCTACGACGTGGTGCAGACCTCGGACGGCACGGTCCACGCGGTGATCGGCGATGTCTCCGGGCACGGCGCCGCGGAGGCCGCCCTCGGTGTGTGTCTGCGGGTGGCCTGGCGTACCGCCGTGCTGTGCGGTACGTCGCACCCGGAGCAGATAGCCCTGCTGGAGGAGATCCTGGTCGCCGAGCGCTCGGACTCGCACGTGTTCGCCACCGTCACCTCGCTGGCGTTCCCGCCCGGGCAAGGGCACGCGCAGGTCCTGCGCGCCGGTCATCCCGGCCTGCTGCTGCGTGAGGGCACGGACGTGACCTGGGTCGAGCCCGAGGGCGGCATGGCGCTCGGGCTGCTGCCCGGGGCCGGCCGGTGGCCGACGGTCGACATCCCGCTCGCACCCGGTGCGGGTCTCGTTCTCTTCACGGACGGGCTCTTCGAGGGGCGCAACGGGCCCGGCAGCCGCCTCGGTGAGGAAGGGCTGCTCGCGATGGCCCGGGCCAACGGGCATCTGCCGGCCCGCCCGTTCGTCGACTCCCTGGTCGCGGGGGCCTCGGAGGGGGCCGCTCCCTACGGCGGGCTCGCGGACGATGTGGCCGTTCTGCATCTGGGCTGGGGGTCGGAATCCGATGAGCGGTGA
- a CDS encoding MarR family winged helix-turn-helix transcriptional regulator, whose translation MPHRGFRPSSREQASADAVAASELLEVLWGRGQESAASGTVSPSQLRALLVIEKQEGTNLRALGEALGSRAPSVSRLCDRMEAMGLVLRAPSPTSRREVELRLSMRGRTLLEEYRALRAGELNAVLERMDPAALAALAEGLAAFHAAASERLSPRRDTAAPPLRDDVADSA comes from the coding sequence ATGCCCCACCGAGGATTTCGCCCGAGCAGTCGCGAACAGGCGTCCGCAGACGCCGTCGCCGCCTCGGAGCTGCTGGAGGTGCTGTGGGGCCGGGGCCAGGAATCGGCGGCTTCGGGAACCGTATCGCCCTCCCAGCTTCGGGCCCTGCTCGTGATCGAGAAGCAGGAAGGCACCAATCTGCGGGCGCTGGGCGAAGCCCTGGGCTCGCGCGCTCCCTCCGTCAGCAGGCTCTGCGACCGGATGGAGGCGATGGGGCTCGTCCTGCGGGCGCCCAGCCCGACCAGTCGGCGCGAAGTGGAACTGCGGCTGAGCATGCGCGGCCGCACCCTTCTCGAAGAATACCGGGCCCTGCGCGCCGGCGAACTGAACGCCGTGCTGGAGCGCATGGATCCCGCCGCCCTCGCCGCCCTCGCCGAGGGGCTCGCGGCCTTCCACGCCGCCGCTTCGGAGCGCCTTTCCCCGCGAAGGGATACGGCCGCCCCTCCACTCCGCGATGATGTCGCCGACAGCGCCTAG
- a CDS encoding STAS domain-containing protein — translation MLSSPNEDRAVRITTRQERDASVLTVSGDLDIDSVAPLGLALTSAAGHGSGPVVVDLSGVGFADSTTVNVLLQGHTALGDRLRLAAPSPFMRRLIEMIGLDTALPVLPSVDAAIDAVLPS, via the coding sequence GTGCTTTCATCGCCCAACGAAGACAGAGCCGTCAGAATCACCACCCGGCAGGAACGGGACGCATCGGTCCTCACCGTTTCGGGTGATCTCGATATCGACAGCGTCGCACCGTTGGGACTCGCCCTGACCTCCGCGGCCGGCCACGGCTCCGGCCCGGTCGTCGTGGATCTCTCCGGCGTCGGCTTCGCTGACTCGACGACGGTGAACGTGCTCCTCCAGGGACACACCGCCCTGGGCGACCGGCTGCGGCTGGCCGCCCCGTCCCCGTTCATGCGCCGCCTCATCGAGATGATCGGCCTCGACACCGCTCTGCCCGTCCTGCCGTCCGTGGACGCCGCCATCGACGCCGTTCTGCCCTCCTGA
- a CDS encoding SDR family NAD(P)-dependent oxidoreductase: MTVTEDSPELAPGIEEFGPGIDPERLAVCLSVLDELDRIEVDHPDAIAVRRATAGIYRTVKQRRRQERRAAKTAHDRAVTEATATGSAERIDDETQGVLPSSSAQAEIAGILQRPRSCYICKTRYVEVDAFYHQLCRSCAKENRSRRDARTDLTGRRALLTGGRAKIGMYIALRLLRDGAHTTITTRFPNDAIRRFKAMEDSDEWIHRLKIVGIDLRDPAQVVALADSVAAEGPLDILINNAAQTVRRSPGAYRELVNAESAPLPAGELPVAEVIGTFGSGTVDRVAALPTARKEGLSAQDVTDLALVTGSASPARIAAGTAIDAGGLVPDLHDSNSWIQTVEEVEPIELLEVQLCNSTAPFILISRLRPAMAATSATHAYVVNVSAMEGVFSRGYKGAGHPHTNMAKAALNMLTRTSAQEMFEKDGILMTAVDTGWITDERPHPDKMRLAEEGFHAPLDLVDGAARVYDPIVRGEAGEALYGCFLKDYAPANW, translated from the coding sequence ATGACGGTGACAGAGGACAGCCCGGAGCTCGCTCCCGGAATCGAGGAGTTCGGTCCCGGTATCGACCCGGAGCGGCTGGCCGTCTGCCTGAGCGTGCTCGACGAGCTCGACCGGATCGAGGTGGACCACCCGGACGCCATCGCCGTCCGCCGGGCCACCGCCGGGATCTACCGCACCGTGAAGCAGCGCCGCCGTCAGGAGCGCCGCGCGGCGAAGACCGCCCACGACCGGGCCGTCACCGAGGCCACGGCGACCGGCTCGGCCGAGCGCATCGACGACGAGACGCAGGGCGTGCTGCCCTCCTCCTCCGCCCAGGCCGAGATCGCGGGCATCCTCCAGCGGCCCCGGTCCTGCTACATCTGCAAGACGCGGTACGTCGAGGTCGACGCCTTCTACCACCAGCTCTGCCGGTCGTGCGCCAAGGAGAACCGCTCCCGCCGCGACGCCCGCACCGATCTGACCGGACGCCGGGCACTGCTCACCGGCGGCCGGGCGAAGATCGGCATGTACATCGCGCTGCGGCTGCTGCGCGACGGCGCGCACACCACCATCACCACGCGCTTCCCCAACGACGCGATCCGCCGCTTCAAGGCGATGGAGGACAGCGACGAGTGGATCCACCGGCTGAAGATCGTCGGCATCGACCTCCGCGACCCGGCCCAGGTCGTCGCGCTGGCCGACTCGGTCGCTGCCGAGGGCCCGCTGGACATCCTGATCAACAACGCGGCCCAGACCGTGCGCCGCTCCCCGGGGGCCTACAGAGAGCTGGTCAACGCCGAGTCGGCCCCGCTGCCCGCGGGCGAACTGCCCGTCGCCGAGGTCATCGGTACCTTCGGCAGCGGCACGGTCGACCGGGTCGCCGCGCTGCCCACCGCCCGCAAGGAGGGCCTGAGCGCCCAGGACGTCACGGACCTCGCCCTGGTCACCGGCTCCGCCTCGCCGGCCCGGATCGCGGCGGGCACCGCGATCGACGCGGGAGGCCTCGTCCCGGACCTGCACGACAGCAACAGCTGGATCCAGACGGTGGAGGAGGTCGAACCGATCGAGCTCCTCGAGGTCCAGCTCTGCAACTCCACCGCGCCGTTCATCCTCATCAGCCGGCTGCGCCCGGCGATGGCCGCGACCTCCGCGACCCACGCGTACGTCGTGAACGTCTCGGCGATGGAGGGCGTCTTCAGCCGGGGCTACAAGGGCGCCGGTCACCCGCACACCAACATGGCCAAGGCCGCGCTGAACATGCTGACGCGCACCAGCGCCCAGGAGATGTTCGAGAAGGACGGCATCCTGATGACGGCCGTGGACACCGGCTGGATCACGGACGAGCGCCCGCACCCGGACAAGATGCGCCTCGCCGAGGAGGGCTTCCACGCACCCCTCGACCTGGTCGACGGCGCGGCCCGGGTCTACGACCCGATCGTGCGCGGTGAGGCCGGCGAGGCCCTCTACGGCTGCTTCCTCAAGGACTACGCTCCCGCCAATTGGTGA
- a CDS encoding RNA polymerase sigma factor SigF yields the protein MTAMSVRAAGTTPLSGGRTSARTADVTGELPWVEDAGKIAPQDARALSKIFFDRLQLLEEGTHEHQYARNTLIEMNLSLVRFAASRFRNRGGDDTEDIIQVGTIGLIKAIDRFDLSREVEFATFAVPYIVGEIKRFFRDTTWSVHVPRRLQELRVDLAKAKEQLSAELDRDPTVKELAAHLDLPEEEIIEGLVAANGYSAGSLDTPSADSDSGQEQRAYADVLGETDPAMETVENLHTLAPLLDRLDDRERRIVQMRFGAEMTQSQIGAELGVSQMHVSRLLSRIVQQLRKGMSVEA from the coding sequence ATGACGGCGATGTCAGTGCGAGCCGCCGGAACGACGCCGCTGAGCGGCGGTCGGACCAGTGCGCGGACAGCGGACGTCACCGGAGAGCTGCCCTGGGTCGAGGACGCCGGGAAGATCGCCCCGCAGGACGCACGGGCTCTGTCGAAGATCTTCTTCGACCGGCTCCAGCTCCTGGAGGAGGGCACCCACGAGCACCAGTACGCGCGTAACACCCTGATCGAGATGAACCTCTCCCTGGTGCGCTTCGCCGCCTCCCGGTTCCGCAACCGCGGCGGCGACGACACGGAGGACATCATCCAGGTCGGCACGATCGGCCTGATCAAGGCCATCGACCGGTTCGACCTGTCGCGCGAGGTCGAGTTCGCCACCTTCGCCGTGCCCTACATCGTCGGGGAGATCAAGCGCTTCTTCCGCGACACCACCTGGTCGGTACATGTGCCGCGGCGGCTCCAGGAGCTGCGGGTGGATCTCGCCAAGGCGAAGGAGCAGCTCTCCGCGGAGCTCGACCGCGACCCCACCGTCAAGGAACTGGCCGCCCACCTCGACCTCCCCGAGGAGGAGATCATCGAGGGGCTCGTGGCGGCCAACGGCTACTCGGCCGGCTCGCTCGACACCCCCTCCGCGGACAGCGACTCCGGCCAGGAGCAGCGGGCGTACGCCGATGTCCTCGGTGAGACGGATCCGGCCATGGAGACCGTCGAGAACCTGCACACCCTGGCCCCGCTGCTGGACCGGCTCGACGACCGGGAGCGCCGCATCGTGCAGATGCGGTTCGGTGCGGAGATGACGCAGTCGCAGATCGGCGCGGAGCTGGGTGTGTCCCAGATGCACGTGTCGCGGCTGCTCAGCAGGATCGTCCAGCAGCTGCGCAAGGGGATGAGCGTCGAGGCGTGA
- a CDS encoding (2Fe-2S)-binding protein encodes MDLVLLASVGGFFALRTTPVPGGGHRPLEELYAGDDGPLAARVDKVAARLAAPERRVAASIAHLGLAARLWSLALGPAALFGRFPALTPGALHWDPAATSPDDLWLAGTTELPGTAARIREEVQYGHLDPLSEALRRDGAISPQLLRGNAGSALAGAVRELVAFARAHDRPDVAGRARALAAELFDDEALRHTGAPHGPAFRRRSCCLYWRCPGGGLCGDCVFDRAPGPRAAGR; translated from the coding sequence ATGGACCTGGTGCTACTGGCGTCGGTCGGTGGATTCTTCGCGCTGCGGACCACCCCGGTGCCGGGTGGTGGCCACCGGCCGCTGGAGGAGTTGTACGCGGGGGACGACGGTCCTCTCGCCGCGCGTGTCGACAAGGTCGCGGCCCGCCTCGCGGCCCCCGAACGCAGGGTCGCCGCCTCCATCGCCCACCTCGGGCTCGCCGCCCGGCTCTGGTCCCTCGCGCTGGGCCCGGCCGCGCTCTTCGGGCGGTTCCCCGCCCTGACGCCCGGTGCCCTCCACTGGGACCCGGCGGCCACCTCGCCGGACGACCTGTGGCTCGCGGGGACGACCGAGCTGCCCGGCACGGCGGCCCGGATCCGCGAGGAGGTCCAGTACGGGCATCTGGACCCGCTGTCCGAGGCGCTCCGGCGCGACGGTGCCATCTCCCCGCAGCTGCTGCGGGGCAACGCGGGGTCCGCGCTCGCCGGAGCCGTACGCGAACTCGTCGCCTTCGCACGCGCCCACGACCGGCCGGACGTGGCCGGACGGGCCCGCGCACTGGCGGCCGAGCTCTTCGACGACGAGGCGCTGCGCCACACCGGGGCCCCGCACGGCCCGGCGTTCCGGCGGCGCAGCTGCTGCCTGTACTGGCGCTGCCCGGGCGGCGGGCTGTGCGGGGACTGCGTGTTCGACCGGGCACCAGGGCCAAGGGCGGCGGGACGGTAG
- a CDS encoding sensor histidine kinase — protein MTKEPAPGGLAARLSVQNWVHLILGGFIVVVCACLVIGGLVMARISDRTTDLVDRIQPARSASFQLQNALLDQETGIRGFALTGDGSFLEPYEAGKAAEQERLAQVRHLVGPGSRYADDLDAIASAAEKWRRSKAEPLVATVRAQGPSEAATSAQLQRSKADFDQLRRAYGAQQGHLAEARDQARADLDSARTTRDRVLIALVSVFVLTVAALSLLLHRVVGVPLNRLRDASDRVRSQAFGTRIEIKGPSDVQAVAWAVEDMRRRLADELAEAQNRESLLAEQTEELRRSNSELEQFAYVASHDLQEPLRKVASFCQLLEKRYGEELDERGKQYIAFAVDGAKRMQVLINDLLTFSRVGRVHESWKPVELDRALDRALVNLTLAVEESGTVIERPESLPELLGDPTALTMVWQNLVGNAVKFRRAGVPCRISITCVREDEDWHLTVSDNGIGIAPEFADKVFVIFQRLHARDEYEGTGIGLALCRKIIEFHGGRIWLEPEPGEGTRVHFTLPVAPEVPTHTTAELLAPALLTSQPGDPS, from the coding sequence ATGACGAAGGAACCGGCGCCGGGCGGTCTCGCCGCGCGGCTGTCCGTGCAGAACTGGGTCCATCTCATCCTCGGCGGATTCATCGTGGTGGTCTGCGCCTGTCTGGTGATCGGCGGGCTCGTGATGGCCCGGATCTCCGACCGCACGACCGACCTGGTGGACCGCATCCAGCCCGCCAGGTCCGCGTCCTTCCAGCTCCAGAACGCCCTCCTCGACCAGGAGACCGGGATCAGGGGATTCGCGCTGACCGGCGATGGCTCCTTCCTCGAACCGTACGAGGCGGGGAAGGCCGCCGAGCAGGAGCGCCTCGCACAGGTCCGGCACCTCGTGGGCCCCGGCAGCCGGTACGCCGATGACCTCGACGCCATCGCCTCCGCCGCCGAGAAGTGGCGGCGGAGCAAGGCCGAGCCGCTGGTGGCGACGGTCCGGGCGCAGGGGCCGAGCGAGGCCGCGACCTCCGCGCAGTTGCAGCGCAGCAAGGCGGACTTCGACCAGCTGCGGCGGGCGTACGGCGCCCAGCAGGGTCATCTCGCCGAGGCCCGCGACCAGGCGCGCGCCGATCTCGACTCGGCGCGCACCACCCGCGACCGGGTACTGATCGCGCTGGTCAGCGTCTTCGTACTGACCGTGGCGGCGCTGAGCCTGCTGCTCCACCGGGTGGTGGGCGTCCCGCTGAACCGGCTGCGCGACGCCTCCGACCGCGTCCGGTCGCAGGCCTTCGGAACGCGGATCGAGATCAAGGGGCCGTCCGACGTCCAGGCCGTGGCCTGGGCAGTGGAGGACATGCGGCGGCGGCTGGCCGACGAACTGGCCGAGGCGCAGAACCGTGAGTCCCTGCTCGCGGAGCAGACGGAGGAGCTGCGCCGTTCCAATTCGGAGCTGGAGCAGTTCGCGTACGTCGCCTCGCACGACCTCCAGGAGCCGCTGCGCAAGGTCGCGTCCTTCTGCCAGCTCCTGGAGAAGCGGTACGGCGAGGAACTCGACGAGCGGGGCAAGCAGTACATCGCCTTCGCGGTGGACGGCGCCAAGCGGATGCAGGTCCTCATCAACGACCTGCTGACGTTCTCGCGGGTGGGCCGGGTGCACGAGAGCTGGAAGCCGGTCGAGCTCGACCGGGCCCTGGACCGCGCCCTGGTTAATCTGACCCTCGCGGTGGAGGAGTCGGGGACGGTGATCGAGCGGCCGGAGTCCCTGCCCGAACTGCTCGGGGACCCGACCGCGCTCACGATGGTCTGGCAGAACCTCGTCGGCAACGCGGTGAAGTTCCGCCGGGCGGGCGTCCCGTGCCGGATCTCGATCACCTGCGTACGGGAGGACGAGGACTGGCACCTGACGGTGTCGGACAACGGAATCGGGATCGCGCCCGAGTTCGCGGACAAGGTGTTCGTCATCTTCCAGCGGTTGCACGCCCGTGACGAGTACGAGGGCACGGGCATCGGCCTCGCGCTCTGCCGGAAGATCATCGAGTTCCACGGTGGCCGGATCTGGCTGGAGCCCGAACCGGGCGAAGGCACGCGCGTCCACTTCACCCTGCCCGTGGCGCCCGAGGTGCCCACGCACACCACGGCGGAGCTGCTCGCTCCCGCCCTGCTCACCAGCCAGCCGGGAGATCCTTCGTGA
- a CDS encoding PP2C family protein-serine/threonine phosphatase, which produces MNRRTDIEAAVRAAAPHALLATLRTKLCSVYGALAVELHLADYGLRVLKSLDRPDDENEPLSLHNSPEGRAFGSQKPREQQVRHDDAVDHHLPVTVRGERLGILTVRLPQALSTPELVGELTHMADLLGHEILVAERDTDLYQRARRTTRLTLAAEMQWQLLPARACTAAEFAIGAQLEPAYAIHGDNFDWAADADELTLAVTNGMGEGIQASLLTNLAVNALRNARRAGIGIADQAALADQAIYDQHRGASHVSTLLLRFELATGRVGVVDAGSPQLWMQRGREVRRIELEAQLPLGMFEESQYRAQEFQVEPGDRLLLLSDGVYEAVSPLGEAYGERALARAIQSTRLLPAATVPRAILGELAEYRGTETLDDALVLCLDWFGRPDDEG; this is translated from the coding sequence GTGAACAGACGAACGGACATCGAGGCCGCGGTACGGGCCGCCGCGCCGCACGCCCTGCTGGCCACCCTGCGCACCAAGCTCTGCAGCGTCTACGGGGCCCTCGCGGTGGAGCTGCACCTCGCCGACTACGGTCTGCGGGTCCTCAAGTCCCTGGACCGTCCCGACGACGAGAACGAGCCGCTGTCCCTCCACAACAGCCCCGAGGGCCGGGCGTTCGGCAGCCAGAAGCCCCGCGAACAGCAGGTCCGGCACGACGACGCCGTCGACCACCATCTGCCCGTGACCGTACGGGGCGAACGGCTCGGCATCCTCACCGTCCGGCTGCCCCAGGCGCTGTCCACCCCGGAGCTGGTCGGCGAGCTCACCCACATGGCCGACCTGCTGGGCCACGAGATCCTCGTCGCCGAACGGGACACCGACCTGTACCAGCGCGCCCGGCGCACCACCCGCCTCACCCTCGCCGCCGAGATGCAGTGGCAGCTGCTGCCCGCCCGCGCGTGCACCGCCGCCGAGTTCGCGATCGGGGCCCAGCTGGAGCCCGCGTACGCCATCCACGGCGACAACTTCGACTGGGCCGCCGACGCCGACGAACTGACCCTCGCGGTGACCAACGGCATGGGCGAGGGCATACAGGCCTCCCTCCTCACCAATCTCGCCGTCAACGCCCTGCGCAACGCCCGCCGGGCCGGCATCGGCATCGCGGACCAGGCGGCCCTCGCCGATCAGGCGATCTACGACCAGCACCGCGGCGCGTCCCACGTCTCCACCCTGCTGCTCCGCTTCGAGCTGGCGACCGGCCGGGTGGGCGTCGTCGACGCGGGATCGCCCCAGCTGTGGATGCAGCGTGGCCGCGAGGTCCGTCGGATCGAGCTGGAAGCGCAGCTGCCGCTCGGCATGTTCGAGGAGTCGCAGTACAGGGCCCAGGAGTTCCAGGTGGAGCCCGGCGACCGGCTGCTGCTGCTCAGCGACGGCGTCTACGAGGCGGTGTCCCCGCTGGGAGAGGCGTACGGGGAACGCGCGCTGGCCCGTGCCATCCAGTCGACCCGGCTGCTTCCGGCCGCAACCGTCCCGCGAGCGATACTCGGCGAACTGGCGGAGTACCGGGGCACCGAGACGCTCGACGACGCGCTGGTGCTGTGTCTGGACTGGTTCGGCCGACCGGACGACGAGGGCTGA
- a CDS encoding DMT family transporter: MSSLALSVLLSLISAVAYAAGAIIQERVAATDDTSWHALLRNGVWWVAVLLNGTGAVLHVVALAYGPLSLVQPLGALTIVFALPMAALFVGRRAGATAWRGALMATAGLGGLLALTGNAEPHTLNGPEQILLASLTFGAVGALVVLARTLRRPALRSIVLATGAGAAFGMASVFTKTVAVEWTSGSLRSGALPLLVIAGLAAAGLFLSQAAYRDAGLTAPLATVTVVNPVVAAAIGLTLFGEHFRHGLPGAVLALSCGLLAAGGLVMLTRERLSREHAQGACRAPEAVAPGPSGADRAAGSGSAPRVPGATTSRNAEEGRTSPSPVVPEPAAGRLPVAHVASPLPPGQAVPQLEFGAPGPLMEQRRRGGATLRRPRSERTVQTLTPPARR; this comes from the coding sequence ATGAGTTCCCTTGCGCTGTCCGTGCTCCTGTCACTGATCTCCGCGGTCGCCTACGCGGCCGGGGCGATCATCCAGGAACGCGTGGCCGCGACTGATGACACCTCCTGGCACGCCCTGCTGCGCAACGGCGTGTGGTGGGTCGCCGTCCTCCTCAACGGGACCGGGGCGGTCCTGCACGTGGTGGCGCTCGCCTACGGCCCGCTCAGCCTGGTCCAGCCGCTCGGCGCGCTGACGATCGTCTTCGCCCTCCCGATGGCGGCTCTGTTCGTCGGGCGGAGGGCCGGGGCGACGGCCTGGCGCGGCGCCCTGATGGCGACGGCCGGGCTCGGGGGGCTGCTGGCACTCACGGGGAACGCCGAGCCGCACACCCTGAACGGTCCCGAACAGATCCTGCTGGCCTCACTGACGTTCGGGGCCGTCGGCGCGCTCGTCGTCCTCGCCCGTACGCTGCGGCGGCCAGCCCTGCGCAGCATCGTCCTGGCCACCGGCGCGGGCGCGGCGTTCGGCATGGCCTCGGTGTTCACCAAGACCGTGGCCGTGGAGTGGACGTCCGGGTCGCTGCGCTCGGGCGCGCTGCCGCTGCTGGTGATCGCCGGGCTCGCGGCGGCGGGCCTGTTCCTGTCCCAGGCCGCCTACCGGGACGCGGGCCTCACGGCGCCGCTCGCGACGGTGACGGTGGTCAACCCGGTGGTGGCCGCCGCGATCGGTCTCACGCTGTTCGGCGAGCACTTCCGCCACGGCCTCCCGGGCGCCGTCCTGGCCCTCTCCTGCGGTCTCCTGGCCGCAGGCGGTCTGGTCATGCTGACGCGGGAGCGGCTGAGTAGGGAGCACGCCCAGGGGGCGTGCAGGGCTCCCGAGGCGGTGGCTCCCGGCCCGTCGGGCGCCGACCGGGCCGCCGGTTCCGGTTCGGCACCCCGTGTGCCGGGCGCCACCACCTCGCGGAACGCCGAGGAGGGGCGCACCTCGCCGTCACCGGTCGTGCCGGAACCCGCGGCGGGGCGGCTCCCGGTGGCGCACGTGGCGTCGCCCCTGCCGCCGGGACAGGCGGTACCGCAGCTGGAGTTCGGGGCCCCGGGGCCGCTCATGGAGCAGCGGCGGCGCGGCGGAGCCACCCTGCGGCGCCCGCGCTCCGAGCGGACGGTTCAGACCCTGACGCCGCCCGCCCGGAGGTAG
- a CDS encoding response regulator, whose amino-acid sequence MNTPVQPIEVLLVEDDPGDELMTREAFEDNKIRNTLHVVRDGQEALDFLYRRGEYAEAPRPDLVLLDLNLPKYDGRQVLEQIKGDPELALIPVVVLTTSSAEEDILRSYKLHANAYVTKPVDLDQFIAAVRQIDEFFVTVVRLPGRA is encoded by the coding sequence GTGAACACCCCTGTCCAGCCCATCGAGGTCCTGCTCGTCGAGGACGACCCCGGCGACGAGCTGATGACCCGTGAGGCCTTCGAGGACAACAAGATCCGCAACACCCTGCACGTCGTGCGCGACGGGCAGGAGGCGCTGGACTTCCTCTACCGGCGCGGCGAGTACGCCGAGGCTCCCCGCCCGGACCTGGTGCTGCTGGACCTGAACCTGCCCAAGTACGACGGCCGGCAGGTGCTGGAACAGATCAAGGGCGACCCCGAACTCGCTCTCATCCCCGTGGTCGTGCTCACCACGTCCTCCGCCGAGGAGGACATCCTGCGCAGCTACAAGCTGCACGCCAACGCGTATGTGACGAAGCCGGTGGACCTCGATCAGTTCATCGCGGCGGTGCGCCAGATCGACGAGTTCTTCGTGACCGTGGTGCGGCTGCCCGGACGTGCGTAG
- a CDS encoding ATP-binding protein, whose product MNEQVTSPPEDPGQGLAPAEVLLSAEVFDGEPGCIALARALADRFLTRLAVECLAPIGDHTRSDLMLAVSELVTNADRYSHGPYLLELEGNARLISVTVYDSSTAMPVLYAPDPSRLGGHGMEIVVALCDRLTAERVPVGKRIRAEFQLST is encoded by the coding sequence ATGAACGAACAGGTCACCTCCCCACCGGAAGATCCGGGTCAGGGGCTGGCTCCCGCCGAGGTACTGCTCAGCGCCGAGGTCTTCGACGGCGAGCCGGGCTGCATCGCGCTGGCCCGTGCGCTCGCCGACCGCTTCCTGACGAGACTCGCGGTGGAATGCCTCGCCCCGATCGGCGATCACACGCGCAGCGACCTGATGCTGGCCGTGAGCGAGCTGGTCACCAACGCCGACCGCTACAGCCACGGCCCCTACCTGCTGGAGCTGGAGGGCAACGCGCGGCTCATCAGCGTCACGGTGTACGACAGCAGCACCGCGATGCCCGTGCTGTACGCCCCCGACCCCTCCCGCCTCGGCGGTCACGGCATGGAGATCGTGGTGGCCCTGTGCGACCGGCTCACGGCCGAGCGGGTGCCGGTGGGCAAACGGATCCGGGCGGAGTTCCAACTCAGCACCTGA